ATTTGGAGGCTGCCCGCCACCTTTCTGCCGCGGCAACCGCCGCCGGGATGACCGTCACGTACTACGAAGTTCCCAATGGCGGCCACGTGATCGGGGCGCTGAACGGCGGACTTGCCGCGGGTTTCGACGTCCTCTATCCGCGGCTGGGGCTCTCGGGCCCCTGACCCGGCGCCGGCCGCGGGGTCGTTCTCGTGAGGAGTAAGCCGGCACTCCACCGGCTGGCTGCCTTCATCATGCGCATCCACAGCGCCCAGTACGCCACCCCCGTGGCCAGCGAGCCCGCGACCGCCAGGGCCGGGCTTATCGCGGCCAGGGGCGGGTACACCAGCCAGTGGACGAGGTAGGCATAGAGCGAGGCGCTCGCGAGCACCACCGTGAGCCGGCGGAGGCCCGCAGGCACCGGGATGCTGGGCAGCCAGACGAGCAGCAGGATCCCGGCCAGCAGCGTGCCTTCCCGGGCGGCGTCCTCAAAAAATCCCGGGACGGTCCACACGGCGACGGCCGAGACCACGCAGCGCTGGGCCGCGGTCCGGGACCGCGCGATGGCCCAGCCCAGGGCGAAGAGCCAGAGAGCGGGCGCCGTGTGGGGAACGCCCGGATTAACCAGCTCGTAGCGGGTGAAGAGGCCCGCGCCGGTCAGGGCGAGCGGGAACAGTAGGGGGGAGCGCCGCTCGGCGCGGTCAGCCCAGGGAACGGCCAGCACAGCTGTCATGGCCAGGAGCAGATAGACAAGGACTTCGACGAACCAGAAGTGCCACTGCGTGGTCACCGCTTCGGGCCCGATGACGGCGTTCAGGAGCAGGATGTTGGCGGGTGCGTAGTTGTCAGTGACCAGAAAGGCGAACAGGATGAACGCCATGCTGGGCACCACGATTCTGGCCGCGCTCGCGAGTTGACGTCGTAGCCGCGGCAAGCGCTCCCCGGACAGCTGAAAGCGGGCAAAGTTGTATCCGGCCACGGCCATGAGCACGTGGGCCGCACCCTGCCACTTGAAGAGCCCGACATGGGTGCTGACGATCAGGACAATCCCCACAGCCCGCAGCACGATGCTCGTTTCGAGCGGCGCGAAGAACCGCCGCCGTTTCCGGACCGGCACCCCGCCGACTCTCTGTTCCAGGTCCCGGACAGGCGTCACATGCCAATCCTGCGGGAGGTGGCCCAAGGCGCGCTCCAGCCGGACCGACGCTGCCACGTAGGACAGCGAGTCACCGCCGAGCGAGACGAAGGTGTCGCCGTCGGAAACTTCGTCACACTCCAGCGCGTCCCGGAAGATCATGCGGACACTGCCCGGGCCGACGGCGTCGGTGCCCGCCGCCCCGCCCGCGGGCTCGCGCTCGGGCCGGGACAGCGACAGGATGGCCGGATAGTCGAGTTTGCCCGTGGCCAGGCGCGGGAGCTGCCGGACGGGGTGAAGCTCGAGGGCTGCGCGCGGCAGGCCCATACCCTGGGCGAGTACCTTGCCTAGCAGGCGGGTATCGTGGTCGCCCTCGACGGCGACGACGACGCCGTCGTCCGAACCGGCTGCGGCTGCTTGCACGCCGAGCTCGGCGAGGATGCGCTCCACCTGCCCCAGGTCGACGCGCAGTCCGACGATTTTGACGAACCTGCTGCGCCGGCCCACCACTTCGAAGACCCCGGCGGGGTGTTTCCGTGCGAGATCACCGGTGCGGAGCTCCGTGATGGTCCGCCCGGCGGCGAGGTCCGCCGGGCTCTCGGCATAGCCAAGCATGACGTTGGGGCCGGTGTAGACCAGTTCGCCGTGCTCCAAGCCGGGCACTGGGTCGATCCGGAAGGAGCCGCCGGGCACGGGGACGCCGACGGCACCGGGGACGGTGGCGGCGAGTTCCGGCGGCAGGTACGCCATTCGTGCAGTGGCCTCCGTCTGGCCGTACATCACGAAAAGATCCCAGCCCTTCCGTCGTCCAAGTTCGGCGTATCGACTCACCGACTCCGGGGCCAACCGGCCACCGGCCTGGGTGACATAGCGCAGCCCGGGCAGCTCCATCTCCGCGAACCCCACGCGTTCCAACAGCTCGAAGGTGTAGGGAACGGCCGCGAACGCCGTCGCCCCTCGGTTTCGGAAGAGCTCCCAGAAGCATGGGTCAACGACGGAAAGGCTGGTGAGGACCAGTCCGGCACCGCGGAGCAAGTGGCTGTTGATCACCGACAGCCCGTAGCAGTAAGACATCGGCAGCGTCGTCGCGGCGCGGTCGTCCGGGGAGATGTCAAGGTACTCGGCAATCGACTCGGCGTTCGACTGCAGGTTGGCGTGCGAGAGGCGGACCAGCTTGGGCGATCCGGTAGATCCGGACGTGCTGAGCAGGAGGGCGAGATCGGGATGTAGCTCGTGCCGCGTGCCCGGCCGGCGCTCCTCCAGGACCGTCTGTCCGCTGCCGGAGCGGAGGACGACGTCGGGGTCGTAGGCCGCAATGAGGGAGTCCAGGGCGGCAGGCTTGTCCTCGGGCAAGAGGATCAGCGGGTGTCGGCCCACCAACGCCGCCAGATAGGCGACTAGCGAGTCGACGTCGTTGGCGACCGTCAGCGCCACTAGGCGCCGTCCGGTGCCGAGCCGGACGGCCAGGTCCTCGACGCGTTCGGCCAGTTCTCGGTAGCTCAGCGTCAGGGTGTCGGTAAGAACGGCGGGCCGGTCCCCGTAGCTCGCTAAATCAGCGGCAAAGGGCACCTGCATAAAGTCAAGCTGCGTGGTCACCCGGTCGATAGTATTAGTTTAGGCTTGCCTAAACAAAATTAGGATACAAAAAGTTTGCGTAATGGGCCGGGGAAGCGACACGAGGGGTACCGACGCTCCTTGACCTGTACTTGTCGCACAGGCGGCGACCTGTACTTGTCGCACAGGCGGCCACGGCGCGCTTGTCCGGCGGGGATTCCCCGGCCGGACCGCGTGCCGCCTTAGGATCGTCGGCATGGAGACATTCCTCTGGCCCGGTTGTGCACAACATCAAGAAGGGGAACTCAAGGTCGCCGCCGTTCTCCCCGGCGCCGGCTACAAGGTCGAGGCTCCCCTGCTGTATTGGCCGGCAGAAATGCTCAAGGACCGCGGCTGGCACGTCCGCGCGGTTCGCTGGACCAACGACGAGCCCGGCGATGACCCCCACGGGTTCGCTGCCAGGGCCGTGGAACAGGCATTCGCCGAGGCGCC
The nucleotide sequence above comes from Arthrobacter sp. KBS0702. Encoded proteins:
- a CDS encoding AMP-binding protein, with protein sequence MTTQLDFMQVPFAADLASYGDRPAVLTDTLTLSYRELAERVEDLAVRLGTGRRLVALTVANDVDSLVAYLAALVGRHPLILLPEDKPAALDSLIAAYDPDVVLRSGSGQTVLEERRPGTRHELHPDLALLLSTSGSTGSPKLVRLSHANLQSNAESIAEYLDISPDDRAATTLPMSYCYGLSVINSHLLRGAGLVLTSLSVVDPCFWELFRNRGATAFAAVPYTFELLERVGFAEMELPGLRYVTQAGGRLAPESVSRYAELGRRKGWDLFVMYGQTEATARMAYLPPELAATVPGAVGVPVPGGSFRIDPVPGLEHGELVYTGPNVMLGYAESPADLAAGRTITELRTGDLARKHPAGVFEVVGRRSRFVKIVGLRVDLGQVERILAELGVQAAAAGSDDGVVVAVEGDHDTRLLGKVLAQGMGLPRAALELHPVRQLPRLATGKLDYPAILSLSRPEREPAGGAAGTDAVGPGSVRMIFRDALECDEVSDGDTFVSLGGDSLSYVAASVRLERALGHLPQDWHVTPVRDLEQRVGGVPVRKRRRFFAPLETSIVLRAVGIVLIVSTHVGLFKWQGAAHVLMAVAGYNFARFQLSGERLPRLRRQLASAARIVVPSMAFILFAFLVTDNYAPANILLLNAVIGPEAVTTQWHFWFVEVLVYLLLAMTAVLAVPWADRAERRSPLLFPLALTGAGLFTRYELVNPGVPHTAPALWLFALGWAIARSRTAAQRCVVSAVAVWTVPGFFEDAAREGTLLAGILLLVWLPSIPVPAGLRRLTVVLASASLYAYLVHWLVYPPLAAISPALAVAGSLATGVAYWALWMRMMKAASRWSAGLLLTRTTPRPAPGQGPESPSRG